One Streptomyces hundungensis DNA segment encodes these proteins:
- a CDS encoding amidohydrolase: MSSASSAPDAPATTAHRTVLLRGGDVHSPADPFATAMVVERGHVAWVGSEGAADAFASGVDEVVDLEGALVTPAFTDAHVHTTATGLALTGLDLSSARTLAEALDAVRAHAAARPDDRVLLGGGWDAARWPERRHPSPAELDAATGGRPLYLPRIDVHSAVVTTALLDLVPGVRELAGFRPGEPLTGAAHHAVRAAAHGAITPRQRAEAQRAALRHAASLGIGTVHECGGPDISDEDDFTSLLALAREESGPRVFGYWAERVAGAKDADRIRELGAVGAAGDLFVDGSLGSHTACLHAPYADAPGTGTDHLDAADVADHVSACTEAGLQAGFHAIGDAALSAVVEGVRAAAERVGLARIRAARHRVEHAEMLTPATIAAFAEFGLTASVQPAFDALWGGESGMYAERLGAERAATLNPYAALLRAGVPLAFGSDAPVTPLDPWGAVRAAAFHHTLEHRISARAAFTAHTRGGWRALGRDDAGILVPGAPADYAVWRAEELVVQAPDDRVARWSTDPRSGTPGLPDLTPGVALPVCLRTVVFGRTVFARPNE; the protein is encoded by the coding sequence ATGAGTTCCGCGAGTTCCGCACCCGACGCCCCCGCAACGACCGCCCACCGCACCGTCCTGCTGCGCGGCGGCGACGTGCACAGCCCCGCCGACCCCTTCGCCACCGCGATGGTCGTCGAACGTGGGCACGTCGCCTGGGTCGGCTCGGAAGGCGCCGCGGACGCCTTCGCGAGCGGCGTCGACGAGGTCGTCGACCTCGAAGGCGCCCTGGTCACCCCCGCGTTCACCGACGCACATGTGCACACCACCGCCACCGGACTCGCCCTCACCGGCCTCGACCTGTCCTCCGCCCGCACGCTCGCCGAGGCCCTCGACGCCGTGCGCGCCCACGCCGCCGCCCGCCCCGACGACCGGGTGCTGCTCGGCGGCGGCTGGGACGCGGCCCGCTGGCCCGAGCGCCGCCACCCCTCGCCCGCCGAACTCGACGCGGCCACCGGCGGCCGCCCGCTCTACCTGCCGCGCATCGACGTCCACTCCGCCGTCGTCACTACGGCCCTGCTCGACCTGGTACCCGGCGTTCGTGAGCTGGCCGGATTCCGTCCCGGCGAGCCCCTCACCGGCGCAGCCCACCACGCCGTGCGGGCCGCCGCCCACGGCGCGATCACCCCGCGCCAGCGCGCCGAGGCCCAGCGCGCGGCGCTGCGGCACGCCGCCTCGCTCGGCATCGGCACCGTCCACGAGTGCGGCGGCCCCGACATCTCCGACGAGGACGACTTCACCTCGCTGCTGGCGCTGGCCCGCGAGGAGAGCGGCCCGCGGGTCTTCGGCTACTGGGCCGAACGCGTCGCGGGCGCCAAGGACGCCGATCGCATCCGCGAACTCGGCGCGGTCGGCGCGGCCGGAGACCTCTTCGTCGACGGCTCGCTCGGCTCCCACACCGCCTGTCTGCACGCCCCCTACGCGGACGCCCCCGGCACCGGCACCGACCACCTCGACGCCGCCGACGTCGCCGACCACGTGTCCGCCTGTACGGAGGCCGGGCTCCAGGCCGGTTTCCACGCCATCGGGGACGCCGCGCTCAGCGCCGTTGTCGAGGGCGTACGGGCCGCCGCCGAGCGGGTCGGCCTCGCCCGGATCCGCGCCGCCCGGCACCGCGTGGAGCACGCCGAGATGCTCACCCCGGCCACGATCGCCGCCTTCGCCGAGTTCGGCCTCACCGCCTCCGTGCAGCCCGCCTTCGACGCGCTGTGGGGCGGCGAGAGCGGCATGTACGCGGAGCGGCTCGGCGCGGAGCGTGCGGCCACCCTCAACCCGTACGCGGCCCTGCTGCGGGCGGGGGTGCCCCTCGCGTTCGGCTCCGACGCCCCGGTGACCCCGCTCGACCCCTGGGGCGCCGTCCGCGCGGCCGCCTTCCACCACACCCTCGAACACCGCATCTCGGCCCGCGCCGCCTTCACCGCCCACACCCGGGGCGGCTGGCGGGCGCTCGGCCGGGACGACGCGGGGATCCTGGTGCCCGGAGCCCCGGCCGACTACGCGGTCTGGCGCGCCGAGGAGCTCGTGGTCCAGGCGCCGGACGACCGGGTGGCCCGCTGGTCCACCGACCCGCGCTCGGGCACCCCGGGCCTGCCCGACCTCACCCCGGGCGTCGCGCTCCCGGTCTGTCTGCGCACCGTGGTGTTCGGACGGACGGTGTTCGCGCGGCCGAACGAGTGA